In the genome of Pelobacter seleniigenes DSM 18267, one region contains:
- the nuoL gene encoding NADH-quinone oxidoreductase subunit L, translating into MAVLLTLTLLLPLAGGIINACFGNRLPRPVPVIIACGSVIASFLACLGALSGAGGDGLRVTLFTWLSSGTFQADIGLLFDPLAAIMTLMVTGVASLIHLYAAGYMEEDPDQTRFFALLNLFVFAMLTIVLADNLLLMFLGWEGVGFCSYGLIGFWYRQSENAEAGRKAFIVTRIGDLFFTVGLLWLFKLFGTIGIEAINGRATELAPLTVTLVVLLLLGGACGKSAQLPLMTWLPDAMAGPTPVSALIHAATMVTAGVYLLCRMFPLVSLSPVALGAIALIGVLTALYAATCALGQREIKRVLAYSTMSQVGYMFLAVGVGSVSAAMFHLLTHAFFKALLFMAAGCVINLAGHENDIYLMGGMRRRSQTVFWLFLAGLVCLAGAPLTGGFFSKDMILAAAYAKGSSFYLTIYGLGVLTAALTSFYSFKLGYLVFAGDYRGEELPHELPGLMTWPLVPLAALGLFGGLLNLPHLFGGHSWLSAWLVREGDVLDLPVAVEYRLTGLAIAVFVLGWLLAHLRYYRFQIRESGMLSEFLLAGWRFDGLYRRLLIRPFNGFGRFCWQGLEEGLVNGLLDGIAATFVSWGQSLRLLANGRISSYLQGFIWGLLVIVGWFLLRAVA; encoded by the coding sequence ATGGCTGTTTTGTTGACCTTGACCTTACTGCTCCCCCTGGCCGGCGGCATCATCAACGCCTGCTTCGGGAATCGCCTGCCCCGGCCGGTCCCGGTGATTATCGCCTGTGGCAGCGTGATCGCCAGTTTCCTGGCTTGTCTCGGCGCTTTGTCCGGCGCTGGCGGCGACGGGCTCCGGGTCACGTTGTTCACCTGGTTGTCCAGCGGGACCTTTCAGGCGGATATCGGCCTGTTGTTCGATCCGCTGGCCGCGATCATGACTTTGATGGTAACCGGCGTGGCCAGCCTGATCCATCTCTATGCCGCCGGCTACATGGAAGAAGATCCGGATCAGACCCGTTTTTTCGCCCTGCTCAACCTGTTTGTGTTCGCCATGCTGACCATTGTCCTGGCCGACAACCTGCTGCTGATGTTCCTGGGCTGGGAAGGGGTCGGGTTCTGTTCCTACGGGCTGATCGGCTTCTGGTATCGGCAGAGCGAAAATGCCGAAGCCGGCCGCAAGGCCTTTATCGTTACCCGGATCGGCGACCTGTTTTTTACCGTGGGCCTGTTGTGGCTGTTCAAACTGTTCGGCACCATCGGCATCGAGGCGATCAACGGGCGGGCGACGGAACTGGCTCCGCTGACCGTTACCCTGGTTGTGCTGCTGTTGCTCGGCGGGGCCTGCGGCAAGAGTGCCCAGTTGCCGTTGATGACCTGGTTGCCCGATGCCATGGCCGGACCGACGCCGGTTTCCGCGCTGATTCATGCCGCCACCATGGTCACCGCAGGGGTCTACCTGCTCTGTCGGATGTTTCCCCTGGTCTCTCTGTCGCCGGTGGCGCTGGGCGCCATTGCCCTGATCGGCGTGCTGACCGCCCTGTATGCCGCAACCTGCGCACTGGGGCAGCGGGAAATCAAACGGGTGCTGGCCTATTCGACCATGAGCCAGGTCGGCTATATGTTTCTTGCCGTCGGGGTCGGCAGTGTGTCGGCCGCCATGTTTCATCTGCTCACCCATGCTTTTTTCAAAGCCCTGCTGTTTATGGCGGCGGGCTGTGTGATCAACCTGGCCGGGCATGAGAACGACATCTACCTGATGGGCGGGATGCGGCGGCGCTCGCAGACCGTGTTCTGGCTGTTCCTGGCCGGGCTGGTCTGTCTGGCCGGGGCGCCTTTGACCGGCGGCTTTTTCTCCAAGGATATGATCCTGGCCGCGGCCTATGCCAAGGGGAGTTCCTTTTATTTGACCATTTACGGACTTGGCGTGCTCACCGCCGCGCTGACCTCTTTTTACAGTTTCAAACTCGGCTACCTGGTTTTTGCCGGGGATTATCGCGGCGAAGAGCTGCCCCATGAGCTGCCCGGACTGATGACCTGGCCGCTGGTCCCCCTGGCGGCCCTCGGCCTGTTTGGCGGCCTGCTCAACCTGCCGCACCTGTTCGGCGGGCATTCCTGGTTGTCGGCCTGGCTGGTGCGGGAAGGAGATGTGCTGGACCTGCCGGTGGCGGTGGAATACCGCCTCACCGGGTTGGCTATCGCCGTGTTCGTGCTGGGCTGGCTGTTGGCGCACCTGCGCTACTACCGGTTCCAAATCCGGGAAAGTGGTATGCTGAGCGAGTTTCTGCTCGCCGGTTGGCGCTTTGACGGGCTCTATCGGCGGCTGTTGATCCGGCCTTTCAACGGTTTCGGCCGATTCTGCTGGCAGGGGCTTGAAGAAGGCCTGGTGAACGGGCTGCTTGACGGCATTGCCGCCACTTTTGTTTCCTGGGGACAATCCCTCAGGCTGTTGGCAAACGGCCGGATTTCCAGTTATCTGCAAGGCTTTATCTGGGGCCTGCTGGTTATCGTCGGCTGGTTTTTACTCCGGGCAGTGGCATAA
- a CDS encoding NADH-quinone oxidoreductase subunit N, with the protein MSPAALQSLLPQLILVFGATLILLAGAWLPGRRLWLYSGAVLAVLAALCAALLSPALTEVGGLYGTSLYARFCTVVWSLLVAATLLLSRRYADLHRFGGGEYTALLLFAGAGMSLLSAATSLIGLFLGLEAFTLVLYILIAFNRSDNRGAEAGLKYLVFGAVATGFLAFGIALIYTATGSFHIVEALGGLQSGGALRPLGMAGWAMLLVAIGFKISLVPFHLWTPDVYQGAPAPVSAILSTAAKGAVLAAFLPLLNVMGSGAAEVKLVISLLAIITMLVGTFAALPQTNLKRMLAYSSIVHMGYLLISLLVGGTDGGKALLFYLIVYSFATFGAFAVVTSLSSEQHELQDYAELRGLGYHCPRRAMALAAFLFSLAGIPPLAGFFAKFGLFRAALVHGYTGLAIIGIFASLVSVYYYLRPILVLFAQEESVTLAPNSGARGEYLLLAGCFAAVLVLGIYPGPLLDLVAVVLP; encoded by the coding sequence ATGAGTCCGGCTGCACTGCAATCCCTGTTGCCCCAACTGATTCTGGTGTTCGGTGCGACCCTGATCCTGCTGGCGGGAGCCTGGTTGCCCGGGCGGCGCCTCTGGCTCTACAGTGGTGCGGTGCTGGCGGTGTTGGCCGCCCTCTGCGCCGCCCTGCTGAGCCCGGCCCTGACGGAAGTGGGGGGCTTGTACGGGACCTCGCTGTATGCCCGTTTCTGCACTGTGGTTTGGTCCTTGCTGGTCGCCGCTACCTTGCTCCTCTCTCGCCGCTATGCGGATCTGCACCGATTTGGCGGAGGGGAATACACGGCCCTGCTGCTGTTTGCCGGGGCCGGTATGAGTCTGTTGTCCGCTGCGACCTCCCTGATTGGTCTGTTCCTGGGGCTGGAAGCCTTTACCCTGGTGCTGTATATTCTCATCGCCTTTAACCGCAGTGACAATCGCGGTGCCGAAGCTGGTTTGAAATATCTGGTGTTCGGGGCGGTAGCAACCGGTTTCCTGGCTTTCGGAATTGCCCTGATTTACACCGCAACCGGATCTTTTCATATTGTCGAGGCCCTTGGCGGCTTGCAGTCAGGTGGGGCGTTGCGACCGCTCGGGATGGCGGGCTGGGCCATGCTGCTGGTTGCCATCGGTTTTAAGATTTCCCTGGTTCCGTTTCATCTCTGGACTCCGGATGTTTACCAGGGCGCGCCGGCCCCGGTCTCTGCGATTTTGTCCACTGCTGCCAAGGGCGCGGTTCTGGCAGCCTTTTTGCCGTTGCTCAATGTCATGGGCAGCGGTGCTGCCGAAGTCAAGCTGGTGATCTCGCTGTTGGCGATTATCACTATGCTGGTCGGCACCTTCGCCGCCTTGCCGCAAACCAATCTGAAGCGGATGCTCGCTTATTCTTCCATCGTGCACATGGGCTATCTACTGATCTCCCTGCTGGTCGGGGGGACTGATGGCGGCAAGGCGCTGCTGTTCTATCTGATTGTGTACAGCTTTGCCACCTTCGGGGCTTTTGCCGTGGTGACCTCCCTCTCTTCCGAGCAGCATGAACTGCAGGACTATGCTGAGTTGCGCGGGCTCGGTTATCATTGCCCGCGGCGCGCCATGGCCCTGGCGGCATTTTTGTTCTCCCTGGCCGGGATTCCCCCGCTGGCCGGTTTCTTTGCCAAGTTCGGGTTGTTCCGGGCCGCTCTGGTGCATGGCTATACCGGGTTGGCCATCATCGGGATCTTTGCTTCGCTGGTTTCGGTCTATTATTATTTGCGGCCGATCCTTGTCCTGTTTGCCCAGGAAGAGTCGGTAACTTTAGCTCCCAATAGCGGTGCTCGCGGTGAGTATCTGCTGCTGGCCGGCTGCTTTGCCGCTGTGCTGGTGCTGGGGATTTACCCAGGGCCGTTGTTGGACCTGGTGGCCGTTGTCCTGCCTTGA
- a CDS encoding AAA family ATPase translates to MCKKIFIAATGQNCGKTTTSVSLLHLARKKYPRVGFIKPFGPKRMTYLGRSVDVDAALIAHVYDMEDRLELMSPVVLDAYTTRDFLENRKDPQVYLDKIVKAVETLEKECDFLIIEGAGHSGVGSVMGMNNAQLASWLEAPVLMVTGAGVGNVIDVVHLNLALFREFGTEVRMILPNKLVKNKRKKTLKYIEYAFEDTDIKVVGGFNYSPILADPTLKYLAELLELDLHGPKDQGSRIVHNVQLAAPATQRVVDLLQESSLVIVTSSRDEVLVMLSTLYHLPEYKKKIAGLIIVGVAPVADIVQRVIDDSDIPYIRTEATTAEVYTRIREDVAKIGVDDEEKIQLIQRLAESELDFDLIDSIF, encoded by the coding sequence ATGTGTAAAAAGATATTTATTGCTGCAACCGGGCAAAACTGCGGAAAAACAACAACCAGTGTTTCTCTTTTACATCTCGCCCGCAAGAAATATCCCCGGGTCGGTTTTATCAAGCCTTTCGGTCCCAAGCGCATGACTTATCTCGGCCGTTCCGTCGATGTTGACGCAGCTTTGATAGCCCATGTTTACGATATGGAGGATCGGCTGGAGTTGATGTCCCCGGTGGTCCTTGATGCTTATACGACCCGTGATTTTCTGGAAAATCGCAAAGATCCACAGGTCTACCTGGACAAGATCGTCAAAGCGGTCGAAACCCTGGAAAAGGAATGTGATTTCCTGATTATCGAGGGGGCCGGGCACAGCGGGGTCGGTTCGGTCATGGGGATGAACAATGCTCAACTGGCCAGCTGGCTGGAGGCTCCTGTGCTGATGGTGACCGGAGCGGGGGTCGGTAATGTCATTGATGTGGTCCACCTGAATCTGGCGCTGTTCAGGGAGTTCGGCACTGAGGTGCGGATGATTCTGCCGAACAAACTGGTCAAAAACAAACGGAAGAAAACCCTGAAGTATATCGAATATGCTTTTGAGGACACCGATATCAAAGTGGTTGGCGGTTTCAATTATTCACCCATCCTGGCCGATCCGACCCTGAAATACCTGGCGGAATTGCTGGAGCTTGATCTGCATGGGCCGAAAGATCAGGGCAGCCGCATCGTTCACAATGTTCAGTTGGCCGCTCCGGCCACCCAACGGGTGGTCGATCTGCTGCAGGAATCGAGTCTGGTGATCGTGACCAGCAGCCGGGATGAAGTCCTGGTCATGCTTTCCACCCTTTACCACCTTCCGGAGTATAAAAAGAAGATTGCCGGATTGATCATCGTCGGGGTCGCACCGGTCGCGGATATCGTCCAACGGGTTATCGATGACTCGGATATCCCCTACATTCGTACCGAGGCAACGACGGCCGAGGTTTATACCCGAATTAGAGAAGACGTTGCCAAAATCGGGGTCGATGATGAAGAAAAGATCCAGCTGATTCAACGGCTGGCTGAGTCGGAGCTGGATTTCGACCTGATCGACTCGATTTTCTGA
- a CDS encoding HDOD domain-containing protein has protein sequence MNMFSDFESIIKNMGELPASPIVATKLLELLRKPELKLKELANAVSLDPVISARLLRMANSVFYQLVKQVNSVDRAIIVVGEDALKNMAMEYSLRSTHQTYGVMERKLWENSIGCAVACRMIAARLTDLDPSEAYLAGLQHHIGKVVMINRDKELYREVLRIVDEGRGQLRDVERGLYAYSHEMVGAALLDYWNYPKKIVDVALYHHDFEALLETDPEVFKLCAVLCLASDFCRYFGIGHNQAEKFDIALSRGVLALEANPLLVDDLVSRFQPEFIRERNLFLS, from the coding sequence ATGAATATGTTCAGCGATTTTGAGTCGATCATCAAAAATATGGGGGAGTTGCCGGCCTCCCCGATTGTTGCGACCAAACTCCTTGAATTATTACGTAAGCCAGAGCTGAAACTTAAAGAACTGGCCAACGCCGTTTCCCTTGATCCGGTCATTTCCGCTCGTCTGCTGCGGATGGCCAATTCGGTCTTTTATCAGCTGGTCAAGCAGGTCAACTCGGTTGATCGTGCGATTATTGTCGTTGGCGAAGATGCCCTGAAAAACATGGCCATGGAATACAGTTTGCGCAGTACTCACCAGACCTATGGGGTGATGGAGCGCAAGCTGTGGGAAAATTCCATCGGCTGCGCGGTTGCCTGTCGGATGATAGCCGCCCGGTTGACCGATCTGGATCCCAGTGAAGCCTATCTGGCCGGGTTGCAGCATCATATCGGCAAAGTGGTGATGATCAATCGCGATAAGGAGCTGTACCGCGAAGTGTTGCGGATCGTTGACGAGGGGCGAGGCCAACTGCGCGATGTCGAGCGCGGACTCTATGCCTATTCCCATGAGATGGTGGGGGCCGCCTTGCTGGACTATTGGAATTATCCCAAGAAGATTGTTGATGTTGCTCTGTACCATCACGATTTCGAAGCTCTTCTGGAAACCGATCCGGAAGTGTTCAAACTCTGTGCGGTGCTCTGCTTGGCCAGTGATTTTTGCCGCTATTTCGGAATCGGTCACAACCAGGCTGAGAAATTCGATATCGCTTTAAGTCGAGGGGTGCTGGCTCTGGAGGCCAATCCGCTCCTGGTTGATGATTTGGTGAGCAGATTTCAGCCCGAATTTATCAGGGAACGGAACCTGTTTCTGTCCTGA
- the nuoK gene encoding NADH-quinone oxidoreductase subunit NuoK yields the protein MIVPIEHLLVISTILFVLGLACVIVRRSLIMILIGAEIMLNAVGLTLVGAAAFWQRIDAQIMVLFLMAMTSAEVSISLAMVVYLQRRKNSIDVRAFDEMRG from the coding sequence ATGATTGTCCCCATTGAACATCTGCTGGTGATCTCGACGATTCTGTTCGTGCTCGGCCTGGCCTGCGTGATCGTCCGCCGCAGCCTGATCATGATTCTGATCGGGGCGGAGATCATGCTCAACGCGGTCGGTTTGACCCTGGTTGGTGCTGCGGCCTTCTGGCAGCGGATCGACGCGCAGATCATGGTGCTTTTCCTGATGGCCATGACCTCGGCGGAGGTCTCCATTTCCCTGGCCATGGTGGTCTACCTGCAGCGGCGCAAGAACAGTATCGATGTCCGTGCTTTTGATGAAATGAGGGGCTGA
- the nuoH gene encoding NADH-quinone oxidoreductase subunit NuoH produces the protein MSDPLLTVVLILAKLIAIFAVVLTMAAYLVLAERKLLGRMQLRYGPNRAGLFGMMQPLADVIKLLTKEDFIPAQADKWLFLVAPGLSAVTALLTFAVVPFGPPLQLFGKTLPLVVVDLNVGVLYFLGLSSLAVYGVALGGWASNSKYALIGSIRGLSQLISYELSMGLSLVPVIMMAHSFSLTDIVMAQQPLPFILLNPVAFLVFLISVLAESKRIPFDLPEAENELVAGFHTEYSGMRFGLFFVGEYINMIILGSMVTVFFLGGWHGPWLPGVVWFIVKVLAVCFFFIWTRASLPRLRYDQLMHFGWKILLPVALLNVLVTGAILLGLN, from the coding sequence ATGAGTGATCCCCTGCTGACGGTGGTTTTGATCCTGGCCAAGCTGATCGCCATCTTTGCGGTGGTCCTGACTATGGCCGCTTATCTGGTGCTGGCGGAACGCAAGTTGCTCGGCCGCATGCAATTGCGCTACGGACCGAACCGGGCGGGCTTGTTCGGGATGATGCAACCCCTTGCCGATGTCATCAAGTTGCTGACCAAGGAAGATTTCATCCCGGCTCAGGCCGACAAGTGGTTGTTCCTGGTCGCTCCCGGGCTGTCCGCGGTCACCGCGTTGCTGACCTTTGCAGTGGTTCCGTTTGGTCCGCCCCTCCAGCTGTTCGGCAAAACCCTGCCGCTGGTGGTGGTCGATCTCAATGTCGGGGTGTTGTATTTTCTCGGTCTGTCATCTTTGGCGGTCTACGGAGTCGCCTTGGGCGGTTGGGCCTCCAACTCGAAATATGCCCTGATCGGCAGTATCCGCGGGCTCTCCCAGCTGATCAGTTACGAGTTGTCCATGGGGCTGTCGCTGGTGCCGGTGATCATGATGGCACATTCTTTTTCGCTGACGGATATCGTCATGGCTCAACAGCCGTTGCCGTTTATCCTGCTCAATCCGGTGGCTTTTCTGGTCTTTCTGATCAGTGTTCTGGCCGAGAGCAAGCGGATTCCTTTTGATCTGCCCGAGGCGGAAAACGAGTTGGTCGCCGGGTTTCATACGGAATATTCCGGGATGCGCTTCGGCCTGTTTTTTGTCGGCGAATATATCAACATGATCATCCTCGGTTCGATGGTCACGGTCTTTTTCCTGGGCGGCTGGCACGGTCCCTGGTTGCCGGGGGTGGTCTGGTTCATCGTCAAGGTGCTGGCGGTCTGCTTCTTTTTTATCTGGACTCGGGCCAGTCTGCCGCGGTTACGCTATGATCAGCTGATGCATTTCGGCTGGAAAATTCTGCTGCCGGTCGCGTTGTTGAATGTGCTGGTGACCGGTGCGATTCTGTTGGGGTTGAATTGA
- the nuoI gene encoding NADH-quinone oxidoreductase subunit NuoI: MHIWRDIRGTLQPFWVTLRNMFRKPVTQLYPEEKPQLSPRYRARLILTRDPDGNERCVACHLCSAACPVDCISMQATEAEDGRRYAAWFRINFTRCIFCGLCTEACPTLAIQVTGDFELAGRDPLKLVYEKEDLLVDHCGQNNEYNFYRQAGIGVAAPRGKNPQESDPVDHKDLLP, from the coding sequence ATGCATATCTGGCGAGACATTCGAGGCACCCTGCAACCCTTCTGGGTGACCCTGCGGAATATGTTCCGCAAGCCGGTGACCCAGCTGTATCCGGAAGAGAAGCCCCAGCTGTCGCCCCGCTACCGGGCACGACTGATCCTGACCCGCGACCCGGACGGCAACGAACGCTGCGTCGCCTGTCATCTGTGCAGCGCCGCCTGTCCCGTCGATTGTATCTCCATGCAGGCAACGGAAGCGGAAGACGGGCGCCGCTATGCGGCCTGGTTCCGGATCAATTTTACCCGCTGCATCTTCTGCGGGCTCTGTACCGAGGCCTGTCCGACCCTGGCGATTCAGGTCACCGGCGATTTCGAACTGGCCGGGCGTGATCCTTTGAAACTGGTCTATGAAAAAGAGGATCTGCTGGTCGACCACTGCGGGCAGAATAATGAGTACAATTTCTATCGCCAGGCTGGCATCGGTGTCGCCGCTCCCCGGGGGAAAAATCCCCAGGAGTCGGACCCGGTCGATCACAAGGACCTGCTGCCATGA
- a CDS encoding threonine aldolase family protein produces MNKNIFASDNYSGICPEAWQAMADANSGCVKSYGEDSWTSKACNALRDFFETDCQVFFVFNGTAANSLALASLCQSYHSVICHEMAHVETDECGAGEFFSNGTKILLVSGQDGKISPAAVTHAVTRRTDIHYPKPKVLSITQATELGTVYSQAELQRIGELAAEHDLRLHMDGARFANAVAATGLAPKELTWRAGVDVLSFGGTKNGMAVGEAVVFFRHELAREFDYRCKQAGQLASKMRYLAAPWVGLLESGALVSNAAHANRCAQLLSEELLSVPSIRLIHPVQANAVFVQLPEPLLQALHDAGWHFYTFIGSGHARFMCSWQTREEDISAFGSELRALAADL; encoded by the coding sequence ATGAATAAAAATATATTTGCCAGTGACAACTATAGCGGTATCTGCCCCGAAGCGTGGCAGGCCATGGCCGACGCCAATAGCGGCTGCGTCAAGTCTTATGGAGAAGACAGCTGGACCAGCAAAGCCTGCAATGCCTTGCGGGACTTCTTCGAGACCGATTGCCAGGTCTTTTTTGTTTTCAACGGGACCGCCGCCAATTCTCTGGCCCTGGCGTCCCTGTGCCAGTCCTATCACAGTGTCATTTGTCATGAGATGGCTCATGTTGAAACCGATGAGTGCGGCGCCGGAGAATTTTTCTCCAACGGTACAAAAATTCTTTTGGTTTCCGGTCAGGATGGTAAAATCAGCCCCGCAGCGGTGACCCATGCGGTCACTCGGCGAACCGATATTCATTATCCGAAGCCAAAGGTCTTGAGCATTACCCAGGCCACCGAGTTGGGGACTGTCTATTCCCAGGCTGAATTGCAGCGGATCGGGGAACTGGCTGCCGAACACGACCTTAGGTTGCATATGGACGGGGCTCGTTTCGCCAATGCCGTCGCTGCAACCGGGTTGGCTCCAAAGGAATTGACCTGGCGGGCCGGGGTTGATGTGCTCTCGTTCGGCGGCACCAAAAACGGTATGGCGGTGGGGGAGGCCGTGGTCTTTTTCCGTCACGAACTGGCCCGCGAATTTGACTATCGCTGCAAACAGGCCGGACAGCTGGCGTCGAAAATGCGCTACCTGGCCGCGCCCTGGGTCGGGCTGCTGGAATCGGGCGCCCTGGTGAGCAACGCTGCCCATGCCAATCGCTGTGCGCAACTGCTCAGTGAGGAACTGCTTTCGGTGCCTTCGATTCGCCTGATCCATCCGGTTCAGGCCAATGCGGTTTTTGTTCAGTTGCCGGAGCCGTTGCTGCAGGCGCTGCATGATGCCGGCTGGCATTTTTACACCTTTATCGGGTCCGGACATGCCCGCTTCATGTGTTCCTGGCAGACCCGGGAAGAGGATATCAGCGCATTCGGCAGCGAGCTGCGAGCCCTGGCTGCCGATTTGTAA
- a CDS encoding complex I subunit 4 family protein: MTADIGTSSPLLSLLLWLPVAGAVLCFASYRSAVLARWVALATALLVLLLSLACLTCPAGPDGWMLLTDRSWIEAFGIRYSLGMDGISLLLVILTAFLQLVAVLISWDQEKYPALLFGLLLLLEAGIIGVFLALDLVLFYLLWELMLIPTFFLIGIWGYRRRVYAAVKFFLFTLAGSLCMLLAIISLYLLHGEQTGSYTFALAALKQTQLGFGQEMLFYLCFMAAFAVKIPLFPFHSWLPDAHTEAPVAGSIDLAGLLLKTGVYGMIRFAFPLFPRAAEQSLPVLAVLALFGIFYAAWIAYLQTDIKRIVAYSSISHLGFVVLGLVAWGQTAWEGSLLLMVNHGVTTGALFIAIALVQKRTGTRELPKLGGLWKSQPNLSAFFLLFSLASLGLPGLANFAGEILVLIGTFGSHPLWAVIAVGGVLFSAVYTLRMVQCTIWGPSCEPFDRQDLGRREWLVLIPLAVLVVLLGCYPQPLLDPLQLPVSLLLRSGGLP, translated from the coding sequence ATGACAGCTGATATCGGAACATCTTCACCACTTCTTAGCCTGCTGCTCTGGTTGCCCGTGGCTGGGGCCGTGCTGTGTTTTGCCAGCTATCGGTCGGCGGTTCTGGCACGCTGGGTCGCACTGGCGACTGCGCTGCTGGTCCTGTTGCTCAGTCTGGCCTGTCTGACCTGCCCGGCCGGGCCAGACGGCTGGATGCTGTTGACTGATCGGTCCTGGATCGAAGCTTTCGGCATTCGCTACAGCCTGGGCATGGACGGGATTTCCCTGCTGCTGGTGATCCTGACCGCTTTTCTCCAGTTGGTTGCGGTGCTGATTTCCTGGGATCAGGAGAAGTACCCGGCGTTGTTGTTCGGATTGCTGTTGCTGCTGGAAGCGGGGATCATCGGTGTGTTCCTGGCCCTTGATCTGGTGCTGTTCTACCTGCTCTGGGAGCTGATGCTGATTCCGACCTTTTTCCTGATCGGTATCTGGGGGTACCGGCGGCGGGTCTATGCCGCGGTCAAATTCTTTCTCTTTACCCTGGCCGGCAGCCTCTGCATGCTGTTGGCGATTATCAGTCTCTACCTGCTCCACGGCGAACAGACCGGGAGCTATACCTTCGCCCTGGCGGCGCTTAAGCAGACCCAGCTCGGATTCGGTCAGGAGATGCTCTTTTACCTGTGTTTCATGGCCGCTTTTGCGGTGAAAATTCCGCTGTTCCCCTTTCACAGCTGGCTGCCGGACGCTCATACGGAAGCCCCGGTGGCCGGGTCCATCGATCTGGCCGGACTGTTGCTGAAGACCGGGGTTTACGGGATGATTCGCTTTGCCTTCCCGCTCTTTCCGCGGGCGGCCGAACAGTCGTTGCCGGTATTGGCTGTGTTGGCTTTGTTCGGGATCTTCTACGCGGCCTGGATCGCTTATTTGCAAACTGATATCAAACGCATTGTCGCCTATTCGTCCATTTCCCACCTCGGTTTTGTGGTCCTTGGCCTGGTGGCCTGGGGGCAAACCGCTTGGGAGGGGAGCCTGCTGCTGATGGTCAATCACGGCGTGACCACGGGTGCGCTGTTCATCGCCATTGCCTTGGTCCAAAAGCGTACCGGCACACGCGAACTGCCAAAACTTGGTGGCCTGTGGAAGAGCCAGCCGAATCTGTCGGCGTTCTTTCTTTTGTTCAGTCTCGCCTCCCTCGGCTTGCCGGGGCTGGCCAACTTTGCTGGCGAGATCCTGGTTTTAATCGGCACCTTCGGCAGCCATCCGCTGTGGGCCGTTATTGCGGTCGGCGGGGTTCTGTTTTCGGCAGTTTATACCCTGCGTATGGTGCAGTGCACCATCTGGGGACCGAGTTGTGAACCTTTTGACCGGCAGGACCTTGGGCGGCGTGAATGGCTGGTGCTGATTCCTTTGGCGGTGCTGGTCGTGCTGCTGGGTTGTTATCCGCAACCTCTGCTCGATCCGTTGCAGTTACCGGTCAGTCTGTTATTACGTTCTGGAGGGCTGCCATGA
- a CDS encoding CoA-binding protein has protein sequence MSVNANIAAFFASPVVAVVGASNNREKFGNKIFRCYLRNNVQAIPVHPAQSSVEGVPCVASVSELPDSVASVSIITPPRVTEQVVRQAARKGIRNIWMQPGAESADAVDYCRSQGINLIADGACVLVHFGCHGH, from the coding sequence ATGTCCGTTAATGCAAACATCGCTGCGTTTTTTGCCTCGCCTGTGGTCGCCGTCGTTGGCGCTTCGAACAACCGGGAAAAGTTCGGCAATAAAATTTTTCGCTGTTATTTGCGCAACAATGTCCAGGCCATCCCTGTTCATCCCGCGCAATCTTCCGTTGAAGGAGTTCCCTGTGTTGCCTCGGTGAGCGAACTGCCCGATTCCGTTGCAAGTGTTTCCATCATTACTCCGCCACGGGTGACGGAACAGGTTGTCCGGCAGGCGGCCAGGAAGGGAATTCGCAATATCTGGATGCAACCCGGTGCCGAAAGTGCGGACGCGGTGGATTATTGTCGTTCCCAGGGGATCAATCTGATCGCGGATGGGGCCTGTGTGTTGGTTCATTTCGGCTGTCATGGCCATTGA
- a CDS encoding NADH-quinone oxidoreductase subunit J family protein codes for MIATVVFYFLGVLAIVATLLAILQKNPVHAVIYLVNSFFALALLFYLLGAPLVAAWEVIIYAGAIMVLFLFIIMMLEVSPTSGPSRLAPTWLQWLPILLLAIALAGCTLLLTGLDPASTGAVARWHATPRDFGYALFKEYALAIEIVSFQLLFAAVGAFYVGRPERRNKQEDGQ; via the coding sequence ATGATTGCGACGGTTGTTTTTTACTTTCTCGGCGTGCTGGCCATTGTTGCCACCCTGTTGGCAATACTCCAGAAGAACCCGGTTCACGCGGTCATTTATCTGGTCAACAGTTTCTTTGCCCTGGCGCTGCTGTTTTACCTGCTCGGAGCCCCACTGGTGGCGGCCTGGGAGGTGATCATCTATGCCGGGGCGATTATGGTGCTGTTCCTGTTTATCATCATGATGCTGGAGGTGTCGCCGACCAGCGGCCCGTCGCGCCTGGCGCCGACCTGGCTGCAGTGGCTGCCGATCCTGCTTTTGGCAATCGCCTTGGCGGGCTGTACCCTGCTGCTGACCGGGCTTGATCCCGCCAGCACCGGGGCGGTGGCGCGCTGGCATGCGACGCCGCGTGATTTTGGTTATGCCCTGTTCAAGGAGTACGCGTTGGCCATTGAAATTGTCTCCTTTCAGCTGCTGTTTGCGGCGGTCGGAGCCTTTTATGTCGGCCGGCCCGAGCGCAGGAACAAACAGGAGGATGGCCAATGA